AATTGAAAAGCTTAAAAGAGAAAAAAGCGAACTTAAAGAAGCTGCTGAGGCGGAAGCACAAAAAAAGCTTAACGAAATTCTAGTGGCTGAAAAAGAGAAGATTAAAAAATCTGAGGAAGACAAAAACGAATTGCGTTTTAAAGAAATGCAAAAGCAATTGGAAGACCAGAAAAAGCTAACTGAAGAAATGAAACGTAAGCAGGAGCAAGGCTCTATGCAACTACAAGGTGAAGTGCAAGAGTTAGCAATAGAGGAGTGGTTAGCAGCTCAGTTTCCGTTAGATACTATCGAGGAAATTAAAAAAGGTGCCAGAGGTGGAGATTGTATCCAAATTGTACATACTAGAACAGAACAAAACTGCGGTACTATTTACTACGAGAGTAAACGCACAAAAGATTTTCAGCCTAGCTGGATAGAAAAATTTAAAGCAGACATTAGAGATCGTGGAGCCAATATTGGTGTGTTAGTGACTGAGGTCATGCCATCAGATATGGACCGAATGGGTTTAAAGGATGGTATTTGGATTTGTAATTACGACGAGTTTAAAGGGTTGTGTGCTGTGTTAAGAGAAGGAATTTTACAAGTTAATAACGCTATTATCACACAAGAAAACAAAGGTGATAAAATGGATTTATTATATGATTACTTAACTAGTAACACCTTTAGAATGCAAATTGAAGCAATTGTGGAAGGTTTTACACAAATGAAGTCTGATTTAGAGAGTGAAAAACGATCGATGCAACGCATTTGGAAGCAAAGAGAGAAGCAAATCGAGAAAGTGGTGACCAATACCATAGATATGTATGGCTCTATTAAAGGTATTGCTGGAAATGCAATACAATCTGTAAAAGCTTTGGAATTGCCTGGTTTTGATGAAGATGACGATTAATTATTACGTTTTTTTACATAAATATTAATTTTTATTTCACTGAAAATCAAATAATAAATGAGAATTATAACTCATTATCTAATTAATGGCACTATACTTGCATAATATTAAGTATTAATAAATAAATTATATTACAATGAGTAGAGGTACAGTAAAGTTTTTCAACGACACAAAAGGATTTGGTTTTATTACTGAAGAAGGAGTAGACAAAGATCATTTTGTACACATTTCTGGATTAATCGATGAGATTAGAGAAGGTGATGAGGTTGAATTTGACTTACAAGAAGGAAACAAAGGATTAAACGCAGTTAACGTAAAAGTTATCTAAGATATATATTCAGTACAATTCAAGAAAAAGGTTGCCTAAAAAGGCAGCCTTTTTTTATGCGCAAAATTTAAGATCTATTAAAACTAGGGACTGAAAAGGTTTAGACATCTAATAGATTTATTTTGGCATAAAATTACAAACAAAAAAAGGTTGTCCAAATGGACAACCTTTTTTATTAATATATAAAGCGAAGCTTATTTTAAGCTTTCTAATAATTTTTCTGCAACTAACTCAGACGATGCTGGATTTTGTCCAGTAATTAAATTACCATCTTGAATAGCGTAAGCTGCCCAATCTTCTTTTTTAGAGTAGATTCCACCATTTTTACTTAACATGTCTTCCACTAAAAATGGAACAACCTGTGTTAAGCCAACAGCATCTTCTTCAGTATTTGTAAATCCTGTTACTTTTTTACCTTTAACTAATGGTTCTCCATCTGTTCCTTTTACATTTTTTAATGCAGCAGGAGCGTGGCATACAAATGCTACAGGCTTATCTTGAGTATTAAATTTTTCGATTAAAGCGATTGACGTTTTATCGTTTGCTAAATCCCATAATGGTCCATGACCACCTGGATAAAATACAGCATCAAAATCGTCAGCATTCATGTCTGATATTTTATGTGTATTAGCAATTAATGCTTGTGTTGCTTCGTCTTTATTGTAACGCTCAGTATCTGCAGTAGCAGCATCTGGTGAGTCACTACTTGGATCTATTGGAGCTGCACCTCCATTTGGAGTGGCAATAGTAATTTTAGCACCTTTGTCTAGTAATGTGTAATATGGATTTGCGAATTCTTCAACCCAAAATCCTGTTTTTTTCCCTGTATCTCCTAATTTATCGTGAGATGTTAATACAAATAATACGTTCATAGTTTTTTCTTTTTTAGTTTCTGTTTTTACTTCTAAAACGCTTTCAGAAGTTGTTTTATCCTTACAGCTAGTTGCTGTAACAATGGTTAGCGTTAAGGCTAATGTTTTTATTAAATTCATTTTAATACTACTGAGTATATTTAATAATAATAATAATATCAGTTTGAGTGCAGTTAAAAACCTTAGAATTTTTGCTGTTATAGCACTTTAACTACACCCAAAAATGATAATATGTTTAGTATGCCATTTTTACAATTTTTTCTGCATCTTCAGGCATTAAAGCTTGACGTTCGCCTAATTTCCAACCTCTAGCTTTAAAACGTTTAGCAACTTCTTCAGCAGTACCTTCATAATCTTTAGTATAGTCAGATAATTTAGTATCAATACCTAACTCATGGAAAAATGCTTCGGTTTTAGCAATAGCTTCATAGGCTTTATCGTCTGTACTACCTTCAGTAATATTCCAAACACGTTCTCCATATTGTGCTAATTTTTCTTTTTTAGCTTCAAAATTATATTTGTAATGACTTGGTGCAATTACAGCTAAGGTACGTGCGTGATCAATTCCGAATAAAGCTGTTAACTCGTGACCCATCATGTGGATTGCCCAATCTCCAGGTACTCCTTTTTGAATAAGTCCGTTTAATGCCATAGTGCAACTCCACATAAAGTTAGAGGCTGCTTGGTAATTTGTAGGATCTTTTAATACTGTTGGAGCTACCTCTACTAATGTTTGTAGTATACTTTCTGCAAAACGATCTTGTAATAAAGCTCCAATTGGATATGTCATATACTGTTCTAAAACGTGTGTGAAAGCATCTGTTAAACCATTTGCTAATTGACGTTCTGGAATAGACGTTATTACTTGTGGATCTAATATTGAAAACACTGGAAATAAACCAGGTCCTCCCATTGCTAATTTTTCTTTAGTTTCTTCACGTGTAATAACTGCTCCAGAATTCATTTCGGATCCTGTTGCTGGTAATGTTAACACAGTTCCAAAAGGCATTCCTTTTTCAGTTCTAACATTTTTAGTTAAGATATCCCAAGGTGTATCACCATCGTAAACAGCAGCTGCAGATAAAAATTTAGTTCCGTCAATTACAGAACCACCACCAACTGCTAGTAAATACGTAATGTCTTGATCTTTAATAACTTTTAAAGCGTCCATTAATGTTGCGTATTCTGGATTTGCAGGAATACCTCCAAACTCAGTAACATTAACATCTGCTAAAGCGGTTTTTACTTGATCGTAAATTCCGTTTTTCTTAATACTTCCTCCACCATAAAGTAATAATACTTTTGCATCTGCAGGAATTTCATTTTTTAATTGTTCTATTGTATCCTTTCCAAAAATAATTTTGGTTGGGTTTTTAAATTCAAAATTGTTCATCTTCTTTTTCTTTTGGTTATTATATTTTTACTATCATTTTTCCTTTGTTTTTACCTTCAAATAAATCGATAAAAGCTTGAGGAATATTATCGAAACCATCAACGATAGTTTCGGTATAGGTTAATTTGTTTTCAGATAACCAACCTGATAATCTTTGAATGGCTTCTGGGAACTTTTCGGCATAATTACTTACTATAAAACCTTGCATTAACGCACTGTTTTTAACTAAAAACGGTTGTACGCTTAATCCTGTAGGCAATTCAGTATTATTATATACCGAAATGGCACCACAAATAATGATTCTCGCGAATTGATTAATACTAAACATTACAGCATCCGAAATTGGTCCTCCAACATTATCAAAATACACATCAACTCCGTTTGGCGCAGCTTCTGCAATTGCAGATTTCATGTCTTTTGTGGTGTTGTAATTGATACCTTCATCAAAACCGAATTTACTTTTTAGCATATCGATTTTTTCATCTGTACCAGCAATTCCAATAACGCGTAAGCCTAATATTTTAGCTATTTGTCCAACAACACTACCAACAGCACCTGCAGCTCCTGAGACTACTATGGTTTCGCCTGCTTTAGGCTTTCCTATTTCGGTTAATCCTAAATAAGCAGTTAAACCTGTCATACCTAAAATACCTAAATAGGTACTTATTAAAGGTGCTTTTTCCGGATCTACTTTATTTAAACCTTCACCATTAGACACTTGTTGTGTTGACCAATTTAGCATGCCAGAAACATAATCTCCAACTTGGAATTTATCGTTTTTAGATTCTAAAACTTTGGCAACAACACCAGAATGTACAGGCTCATTTAATTTAAAAGGTGGCACGTAAGATTTTGCATCATTCATTCGTCCTCTTAAATAAGGATCTACCGAAACATACGCTACTTCTAATAAAATCTCACCATCAGCTATGGTTAATGTTTTATATTCTTCTACAAATTCAAAATTAGAAAGTGTAGGTTGTCCTTCAGGTCTGCTTTTTAATACTATCGTTTTCATATTCATTTTCATTTAAGTTTTATACTATTCAATAACGGTTACAATCTCATCCATAGGTCTTCTAACCTTAACAAGATTTACTAACCAATCTTCATCTTCTTTTCTGTAACCAATTGGTAATAATACAGCACTACGTAATCCTTTTTCGCGTAATCCTAAAATTTTGTCTACAGCATCTGGCTCAAAACCTTCTAAAGGCGTTGCGTCTACACCTTCAAAAGCTGCAGCAGTTAAAGCCTCTGTAAAAGCTATGTAAGCTTGTTTTGATGCGTGAATAAAGTTTTCTTCTGGATCTTTTTGAGGATACATACCTAATAACATTTGTCGGTAATTTTCCCAACCTTCGTTTTTAAAACCACGAATGTCATTAGTTAAATCAAACATATAATTAATACGCTCTGGCGTATAATGGTCCCAAGCAGCAAAAACTAACAGGTGAGAACAGTCTGTAATTACAGATTGATTCCAAGCTATTGGTTTAATTTGCTCTTTAATATCTTGGTTTTTTACCACAAATATTTCAAAAGGTTGCAATCCTGAAGATGTGGGAGCCAAGCGTGCAGCCTCTAAAATACGCTCTATTTTATCTTCTGCTACTTTTTCACCATTCATGGCTTTAGCTGCGTATCTCCAATTTAATTTATCTAATAATTCCATATATTTAATGTTTGTTTTAGTTGTTTTTAGTAATGCGTTGAATGGCATCTGATGCTATTATAGTATTAGCATGATTGGTGCTATTAGCTAGATTTAACATAGCTTGAGCAATAGTTTCTGGTTCAATAATTTTATATTTTTTTAAGGAACCTATAAATAGCGGTTTTAATGCTTCAAAAATTGAGATTCCTATTTTTTCAAGCGTACGTCTTTCTTCACGTTGGCCTCCAATTAATGAAGGTCTTAAAATAAAGGTTCGGTTGATGTCTTGATTTAGGACATCTTGCTCCATCTCGCCTTTAGTTTTATTGTAAAATATGTTGCTTTTTGCATTGGCACCCATTGCAGATATAACTACAAATGTATCTATGCCATTAGCTTTAGCGAGCTTTGCAGCAGAAACCGGAATCCCGTAATCTATTTTTTTGTAAAGTGATTTATCTGGTGTTTTACTTTTAGTTGTACCAATGCAACAAAACACTTGATGTGCGGTAAAATCGTCTTTAAAATCTTCTAGTTTTAATAGATCTCCAATGTATTGAGTTACCTTACTAGGTAAGCCTTCTATTTTAGATCGTGAAAACAATTTTATGCTGGAGTAATCTTTGTCTTCAATTAATTTTTGAAGTAAAAGACCTCCAGTTAAACCTGTAGCACCTAATATAATTGCTGTTTTTTTCATTTTAATTACAAACTTTTATGCTGTTCCAAGCAGATTGATAGGCTTCTTCTAAATGGGCTTTATCTAATTGAAAAACACCACGTTTTTGTGTAATCATTAAAAACGATAATGGATTTATAGCATAGGCGTACAGTAAATAATCAGATAAAGGTTTTATAATACCTTCTTGTCTTCCGCGTTCCCATAGGTCCAGCAGTGGTTGCAAGTGTTTTATACCTTCTTGTCTGCTTATCTCGTCAATCATTGGTGTGTTATCACATTGTGCCAAAAACATAGCGTTTTCACTTTCTTTTAATTTAAAATCTGCAATACGGTTCCAGATTAGTTTAAAGCCAGCTTCAATAGGCATATCTTTTTTATAAGTCTCAAAAGCATATTTTGTGTAGTCTGCTTTAACTTCGACGTAAGTCTTATTTACTAAATCTTGTTTATTTTCAAAATACAAATAGATTGTAGCAGGTGAGACGTTAGCCATTTTTGCTATTTTACTCATTGGTGTCGCATGAAAACCATTGTTGTTAACCAACTCGATTGTCGCCTTTACCAATGCGTTACGTTTATCTATACTTTTTTGAAGTTTTGCCATTTTTGTTCTAATTCTGATGCAAAGATATACAAAAATGAATGTTCATTCTTTTTTTTAACAAAGATTTAATTTATGATGATTTTATTACAAAACCATAAGATTAAATCATAGTGAACACTAGCGTAAACGTAAAGGCTTAAAGCTAATATAAATGATAGTGTAAATGAACAATAGTGCTAAATACCATGTGTTTACAACTAAATCTAGATAATCAATTTTACCATTTGCAAAACTTAGTATCATTAAGACTTGTGCACCATAAGGTAAGATTCCTTGAATAATACATGCAAAAACATCTAAAATAGAAGCTGTTTTTTTGTTGTCCAACTGATATTGATCGTTGATTGTTTTTGCGATTGGACCAGCTATTATAATAGAAACTGTATTATTAGCAATTGCCATATTAATTGTACCCACCAATGCTGCGATACCTAGTTGTGCAGAGCGTTTACTTTGAATTAAATTTTTAATTTTACTAAGAATATAGTTTATCCCTCCATTTTTTTCCACTAAAGCAGCTAATCCACCTGTTAATAGAGATAACAAAAAGATTTCAGTCATACTGGTGAAACCGTTGTATGCGATTTTAGTAGACTCTATTAATGTGAAATCTCCATAAATAATTCCTAAAAGTCCACCAGCAATAACGCCTAATAGCAATGTTACAAATACATTTATACCAATAACAGATAGTAGGATAACCAATAGATAAGGCGTGATTTTTATAATGGAGTAGGTGTAGGTTACAGCATCTGTCGGCACAGCTTTTAATCCAAAACCTTGTATAATTAAAATACCTATAGTGATTAAAGCCGCAGGCAAAGCGATTTTAATATTTTGCTTAAATTTGTCACTCATTTTACAGCCTAATGACTGTGTTGCTGCAATAGTTGTGTCTGATATTACGGAAAGATTATCTCCAAACATACTACCACCTAGTAATGCACCACATAATATCCCTAAATCTACATTGCTTTTATCTGCAAAACCAATAACAATTGGAGCTAATGCAACTATTGCACCAACAGATGTACCTGTAGATACAGATAAAAAACCTGCTATTATAAACACGCCAAAATAGATGTATTGTATAGCAATATAATCCAGTCCAAGATTTACAATAGCGTCTACACTTCCAGTAGCCTTGGTTATAGTTGCAAATGCACCAGCCAATAAATAGATTAGGCACATGGTTAATATTTTATCATCACCACAACCTTTAAGCAGCGTATTTATTTTAGAGGTTATGGATTGTTTAAACATTAAAAATGCCACAATTATACCGACTATAACAGCAATTGGAGCTGGTAATGCGTAAAAATCGTTTTGATAAATTCCAACACCTAAAAACGTAAATACAAATACGAATAATGGTATTAATGCTGAAAATTTTGGAGTAATTGTTTTTGAATTTGCCATGTTTCCTTTTCATTTTTAAAAGGAAATAGCAGCAAATAAAAGACATATGATTTAACATTTGTTCCAATTACTTGGCTTATCTATTTAGCACCTTGCTTGTTATTGCAGGTTGCTATCTCCTTTTATTGAGATTCTTGATAATTTATTTAAGTCGGCAAATGTATAGCATAAAGCCATACCAAAATATTAAAATACGTTAAAATTTGTAAAAATATAAACGATAAATTATGTTGAATACCTGATTAAAAACTACTGTTTTTACACGTCCGATTATATGAAGTGATTAGTTAAATAGAATTACATAATAGTTTTAAAAACAGACTTTTGCAATTAGAAATATTTACTAGAGATGTCATTGTCTTTGACAAGTTTAGTTTTCAAAATAAAGGTCATAAAAAGATAAAGCGACAAATAATGACAAAACAATATTAAAAAGGTGAAAATTTCGTTATACAGAAAATATTCATTGATTGGAGATAAGCCAAGGTTGAAAATTGTGGCAACACCTGAGGCTAACAAAATAGTACCAGTAGCGTAATTATCACTAATATATATCATAGCAAAAGTGATCGCATAAATAAATAAGCACAACGCACAAATAAACATGAATGTTATGTTATAATTCGGTATTTGATCAATCAATAAATCTACCACTGCATAAATAACATATCCAACTAAAAAAACGCCAAGTATAACAGATAATGATAGAAAAGATTTTAATTTACTTTTTATTAAATACTTTTTTAAAATCAAGGTAAAAAGTATAAGGTATCCTGAAGTTAATAAGCTTATAGCATTAAAATATTTATTATAATCGTAAAAACTTATAATATTAAGAATAAGAAAAGCTAATAAAGCTAGTAGAAATTTAGGATCGGCTTTCTTTTTAGTAATACTTAAATATTTAAAAATTAATATTAGAATAACTATAGGAGAGATATAAATTAAATCTTTTCTAGACGTAAGTGAGACACTCATAATCAATGCTGCTATTACAGCAATAAAAAAAAGGATGTCAAAAAAGAAGATTTAATTTTAAACATTACAAAATGTAATAGATTACATTCAAATATAATTAAATGATTATCAACATATACCTGTTTTGTTAATTTATAATCAGTCTAAAACTAAATAAATTTAAAGTTTAATATATATTTTAGATAAAATTTGATTTAAACAGCTTTAATTTGGCATCTTATTCTTTTATAATTTATAGGAAGAACTTATGATGACGAACAAAATGATTGGTATAGTTGGTGGTGTAGGTAGTTACGCTGGTATTGACTTAATTAAAAAGGTATACGATTTAACAGAAGCAACGTCGGATCAAGACCATTTACCAGTTTCAATGCTCTCTGTACCTCATAAAATTATTGACAGAACTAAATATCTTTTAGGTGAAACTGAAATAAATCCTGGTATTGCTATAGCAGAAATTATATCGTCTTTAATCGCTAGTGGATCGTCTATTATTGCTATTCCGTGTAATACAGCACACGCTAAACCGATTTTAAGCTTGATTGAAAAAAGTATACCAGAATCTTGTGTTTTAGTTAATTTAATTGAAGAAGTTGGACTCTATATTTCTACAAAACATCCAGAAATCACTAAAGTTGGTGTTTTAGGAACTACAGGAACTATTTTAGCAAAAGTCTATCCTGAAGTTCTAGCAAAATACAATATCGAAGTTATTCAACCTTCCGAAGATATTCAGGATTTATTTGTACATCCTTCCATATACGATACATCTTACGGAATTAAAGCATTTTCAAATCCGGTAAACGAAAAGGCGAAAGAAAACCTGAGTATGGCAGCGACCTATTTGTCTAGAAAAGGCGTACAAGCTGTTATTTTAGGGTGTACCGAAATTCCGTTAGCAATCCAATACCAAAAAATTGAAGACAGCTTAATTATTGATGCTACAACCGTTTTGGCTGCTGCTTTAATACGCGAATCTAAAAAAATGGAATTAATAGCTTAATTACTCGTTAAGCTCTAATAGTTGGTGCACAACTTCCACGTTTTAACAACATATACTCTCCATTATTTTTAAATTCTCGTATAGAAGTTCCTGCATAACGCTTAAACGTTTTAGATAAATGACTTACGTCTGTAAAACCAAGCTCGTCTGCAATTTGTGTTAATGTAAAATCGGAATTTAGCAATCGAATTTCTACAAGTTTCAGCTTCGCTTTAATAATATATTCTCGAAGAGACATATTTACTTGTTTCTTAAAATATTCACTTACATAAGTCGCAGACATCATAAAGACATCGGATAGATTTTCGACTTTAAGTAGCTCTGTTTTAGCAATATTTTCATTAATATAAGTCAACATTTTTGTAATTCTATCATCCGAATTATTTTTTGGAACTTCAAAATAACTTCCTTTTTTAATATTTCGAATTAACAACTCTAAAACACTCGTCATTAAACTAGTTACTAGGTTAACAGATTCTTCGCCATAATTTCTAGATTCTTGTAAAATCATAGTTACTAGGCTGTTTAAATGGTCTCTATCCATTTCATTCTTAATAATATCTCCTGGTAATTGGTTATAATTAGAGAGTATATAAGCAGCTTCTTTAAACCATTCGTTTCTATCAATTGTAATCCTATTTACATTCTTAAAAAACGAATCTGTAAATTTTAAAAACACAAAACGCGTCGGTTTTTCAATAGTAAAAGAGTGACATTTTAATGGTGGTAGCAAAAACATGCTATTTTTAGTATAAGTGTAATCGTTGTAATTTATACATTGTGTACCTTCACCTTCTTTAATTAAAACCAATTCAAAAAAGTTGTTTTTAACAGGACGCTGTTTCCATTCTGTTAATTCTATTTCTTGTATTTCAAAAGGTTTATATGCTTCTAATACTTGCATTATCTCGTGTTTTATTTAAAATATTCAAACAAATTTATATAAAAAAGAAATAACAACCTGATTTTTCATACTCATAACCTTTATTTATACATTAATATCCAATTAAGATACATTAAAAGGGTTTGTTTGACTAGTTTATTTTAAGTGAAATGACAGAAACGGTAAATTAGAAAACCATACAGTTATATATTAATTAATAGGGATTAGGATTTAAATTCTAATCACTATTTTTACATAAACACATCCAATTTGATTTTTAAATACATTAAAAAACATTCTATTTTATCTATTTCTGTAGGTATCATTTTTATTTGCACTTTAATTGTGTTTTTTGCTACCGAAGCAAGTTATTATGCAATTGAAACCGCTTCATTATGGGTTCGGAATTATTTTGGATATTTCTATTTATACTTAGGTTTTGGTTGTGTTGTAGCATTGTTATTAGTTGCATTTTCTAAATACGGAAACATAAAACTTGGCAAACCAAACACGAAACCAGAATACTCACTTTGGTCTTGGATTGCTATGTTGTATAGTGCAGGAATGGGATCTGGTATTTTATTAAGAGCTGTACAAGAACCTGTTTTTATGCAACAAAACCCACCTTTTAAATCTAATTTGTCTAACGATATTTTGGCCTTAGAATTCACTTTTTATCAATGGGGAATTACAGCTTGGGCATTTTACGGACTATTTGCAGTTATTGTTGGTTATGCTTTGCATGTTAAAAAAAAGAAAGTGAGAATTAGTGCCACAATCGAAGATCAAATTAAAAATAAACCTATAAAAAGTAGCGTAGATATTATCACTATTATAACCACTATTTTTGGACTAATAGCAGCAATTGGTTTGGGTACTACACAAATTAATGGAGGACTAAACCATGTGTTTAATGCTGGTTTTGGGTTAACTACAACTATAATTCTATGTGTTTTAATATCAACAATCGCTTGTTATTCCGCTTGGCAAGGTGTAAATAAGGGTATCAAAATATTTTCAAAATTAAATATTATAGTCACTCTAGTAATTTTATTATTTATCTTTTTTACTAGCAATACCAAAGAGATTTTAGTTTCCTTTGTAACTGCAACTTATCACTACATTATAGACTTTATTCCAATCAGTTTAGCATTGGGAGATTACAATCCTGGTTTAGAGTTTTTAACGGGTTGGACCTTTTATTACTGGGCATTTTGGTTGGCTTGGGCACCTTTTACAGGCATTTTTATTGCGCGTATTTCTAAAGGAAGAACAATAAGACAATTGCTATTAGGTGTTTTAATTATTCCGTCTATCGGAACCTTCTTTTGGTTTTCGGTTTTTGGAACTTCAGCATTCAATTTAATTAAAAATTGGGGAACATATAATAACGAATTTGGAAATGTATTCTCATCTATTTTTGTATTCTTCGAACATTATCCCTTTGCTACCGTTTTAAACATAACTTCTATATTTTTATTAATTAGTTTTTTAATCACTTCTGTCGATTCTGCTGTATTTGTGTTAAGCATGTTTACAGATAAAGGTTCTAAAAATCCTAACAAAGCACATCGCGTTATTTGGTCTATTTTCATTCTATTAGCCACTATCGCACTCATTCTTCTAGGTAACATTAAGTCTAATGTCAATGTTTTGGAGGCTGTGCAGCGATTATTAATTATAACGTCTTTACCATTTTCATTTTTTATCATTATCATGTTTGGCTTTTTTATACAGGATTTAAGAAAAGAAAGACCTAATAATGCAAATTTAAAAGAACATTAAAATGGACTTATTTAATCAAACAAATTTATTTTCAACAGAAGGAGTCCGCAAAACAGTATACGATTTACCAGGAGCTGATGTTACTTTATTCGAAAATTTCTTCAGCATAGAAGAAAGCAATACGCTATATAAAAGTTTACTAGAAAACACACCTTGGGAGCAAGAACAAATTGTTATTCATGGCAAATTAATTGATTATCCCAGATTAACCGCTTGGTTTGGCGATGTTGAAAAAGATATTACATATGCCGAAACTAAGAGTAAAATGCATTTGTGGAATAATGATTTACTTTTAATAAAAAACCGAATTGAAAAAGAAGTCGATATTAAATTTACACGTTGTTTACTCAATTATTATCGCGACGGAAAAGATAGTGTAGATTGGCATCAAGATTATAAAGGCGAGCAACGTAAAAATTCAGTAATCGCCTCAATAACCTTTGGAGCTACAAGACCTTTTCAGCTAAAACACGTATCTCGTAAAGATTTAAACCGTGTCGATATTCCGTTAGCTCATGGTAGTTTATTACTTATGCAAGCTGCTACTCAGCAATACTGGAAACACAAAATTCCTAAAACCAAAAAACCAATTCAGCCGAGAGTCAACTTAACTTTTAGATGGGTTGGCTAGATTTTAGCCTTGTATTAATAAAGGTTTAACGTTTATTTAATGTATGTATAAGTGTCATAAAACAGTGTTTTTTACTTGTTTTAGGAAAATTTTAAGAAAAAACCCTTAAAAAACCTTTTTTTGTACCTGCATTACCTTTTTTTGTACGCTAAAAAAAGGAGTAT
The genomic region above belongs to Olleya sp. Hel_I_94 and contains:
- a CDS encoding aspartate/glutamate racemase family protein; translated protein: MMTNKMIGIVGGVGSYAGIDLIKKVYDLTEATSDQDHLPVSMLSVPHKIIDRTKYLLGETEINPGIAIAEIISSLIASGSSIIAIPCNTAHAKPILSLIEKSIPESCVLVNLIEEVGLYISTKHPEITKVGVLGTTGTILAKVYPEVLAKYNIEVIQPSEDIQDLFVHPSIYDTSYGIKAFSNPVNEKAKENLSMAATYLSRKGVQAVILGCTEIPLAIQYQKIEDSLIIDATTVLAAALIRESKKMELIA
- a CDS encoding alpha-ketoglutarate-dependent dioxygenase AlkB family protein is translated as MDLFNQTNLFSTEGVRKTVYDLPGADVTLFENFFSIEESNTLYKSLLENTPWEQEQIVIHGKLIDYPRLTAWFGDVEKDITYAETKSKMHLWNNDLLLIKNRIEKEVDIKFTRCLLNYYRDGKDSVDWHQDYKGEQRKNSVIASITFGATRPFQLKHVSRKDLNRVDIPLAHGSLLLMQAATQQYWKHKIPKTKKPIQPRVNLTFRWVG
- a CDS encoding Na+/H+ antiporter NhaC family protein, coding for MANSKTITPKFSALIPLFVFVFTFLGVGIYQNDFYALPAPIAVIVGIIVAFLMFKQSITSKINTLLKGCGDDKILTMCLIYLLAGAFATITKATGSVDAIVNLGLDYIAIQYIYFGVFIIAGFLSVSTGTSVGAIVALAPIVIGFADKSNVDLGILCGALLGGSMFGDNLSVISDTTIAATQSLGCKMSDKFKQNIKIALPAALITIGILIIQGFGLKAVPTDAVTYTYSIIKITPYLLVILLSVIGINVFVTLLLGVIAGGLLGIIYGDFTLIESTKIAYNGFTSMTEIFLLSLLTGGLAALVEKNGGINYILSKIKNLIQSKRSAQLGIAALVGTINMAIANNTVSIIIAGPIAKTINDQYQLDNKKTASILDVFACIIQGILPYGAQVLMILSFANGKIDYLDLVVNTWYLALLFIYTIIYISFKPLRLR
- a CDS encoding BCCT family transporter, which produces MIFKYIKKHSILSISVGIIFICTLIVFFATEASYYAIETASLWVRNYFGYFYLYLGFGCVVALLLVAFSKYGNIKLGKPNTKPEYSLWSWIAMLYSAGMGSGILLRAVQEPVFMQQNPPFKSNLSNDILALEFTFYQWGITAWAFYGLFAVIVGYALHVKKKKVRISATIEDQIKNKPIKSSVDIITIITTIFGLIAAIGLGTTQINGGLNHVFNAGFGLTTTIILCVLISTIACYSAWQGVNKGIKIFSKLNIIVTLVILLFIFFTSNTKEILVSFVTATYHYIIDFIPISLALGDYNPGLEFLTGWTFYYWAFWLAWAPFTGIFIARISKGRTIRQLLLGVLIIPSIGTFFWFSVFGTSAFNLIKNWGTYNNEFGNVFSSIFVFFEHYPFATVLNITSIFLLISFLITSVDSAVFVLSMFTDKGSKNPNKAHRVIWSIFILLATIALILLGNIKSNVNVLEAVQRLLIITSLPFSFFIIIMFGFFIQDLRKERPNNANLKEH
- a CDS encoding AraC family transcriptional regulator, with amino-acid sequence MQVLEAYKPFEIQEIELTEWKQRPVKNNFFELVLIKEGEGTQCINYNDYTYTKNSMFLLPPLKCHSFTIEKPTRFVFLKFTDSFFKNVNRITIDRNEWFKEAAYILSNYNQLPGDIIKNEMDRDHLNSLVTMILQESRNYGEESVNLVTSLMTSVLELLIRNIKKGSYFEVPKNNSDDRITKMLTYINENIAKTELLKVENLSDVFMMSATYVSEYFKKQVNMSLREYIIKAKLKLVEIRLLNSDFTLTQIADELGFTDVSHLSKTFKRYAGTSIREFKNNGEYMLLKRGSCAPTIRA